Proteins co-encoded in one Candidatus Manganitrophaceae bacterium genomic window:
- a CDS encoding heme ABC transporter ATP-binding protein, protein MREDNMIVGIDLKGVSFSRRGAAVLNGINFTVGPREFVGLIGPNGAGKSTLLKLLMKLLTPTAGTILLDGRPLDRWNQKELARRIAYLPQNPQPESPFPCREAVSMGRYAHLGRFERERTADRQIVEEAMRLTETDTFADRPITALSGGELQRVLIARTLAQEATTLLLDEPTANLDPQHQLGLIDLVASLTGKGISVVMALHDLHLAARYCHRLILLHRGEVVADGTPRNVLTEPHLRQVYGIEAEVTLHPTLHYPVVTPLSIAERGRE, encoded by the coding sequence ATGCGAGAGGATAATATGATCGTCGGAATCGACCTCAAAGGGGTTTCCTTCTCAAGGCGGGGCGCGGCTGTCTTAAATGGGATTAATTTTACGGTCGGGCCGCGGGAGTTTGTTGGACTGATCGGGCCCAACGGCGCGGGGAAGTCGACGCTCCTCAAGCTCCTGATGAAGCTCCTGACGCCGACCGCCGGGACGATTCTCCTCGACGGGAGGCCACTCGACCGGTGGAACCAAAAAGAGCTGGCGCGGCGGATCGCCTACCTGCCGCAGAACCCGCAGCCGGAGAGTCCTTTCCCCTGTCGCGAGGCGGTCTCGATGGGACGGTATGCCCACCTCGGACGGTTCGAGCGGGAGAGGACAGCCGACCGTCAGATCGTAGAAGAGGCGATGCGGCTGACGGAGACCGACACGTTCGCCGACCGGCCGATCACCGCGCTCTCCGGCGGCGAGCTGCAGCGGGTGTTGATTGCCAGGACACTGGCGCAAGAGGCGACGACGCTCCTCCTCGATGAGCCGACGGCGAATCTCGACCCGCAGCATCAGCTCGGCCTGATCGACCTGGTTGCCTCGCTGACCGGGAAGGGGATCTCGGTCGTCATGGCGTTGCATGACCTCCATCTGGCGGCGCGTTACTGTCATCGCCTGATTTTGCTGCACCGGGGCGAAGTCGTCGCCGACGGGACGCCTCGCAACGTTTTAACCGAGCCGCATTTGCGGCAGGTCTACGGCATCGAGGCGGAGGTCACCCTCCATCCGACGCTCCATTATCCGGTGGTGACCCCTCTGTCGATCGCGGAGCGGGGGAGGGAATAA
- a CDS encoding iron chelate uptake ABC transporter family permease subunit: protein MTTASLAAERRVLRRIRPAAGWLSLLVLFLIGSILAATMIGAVSVPFPIVVRLVLNQLPFVHWTGWDPSQEIIITTVRFPRVLLAALIGGGLGISGAALQGLFRNPMADPGVIGLSAGAALGAVISLTTGIAFHHPLILPAFAFGGAFGTVLLVYRIATRDGKTPVTTFLLSGMAVGIFMVSMLSLILSRITSVAVVGEILFWLMGGLDARGWIHLKVAVGPILLGSIGLLFFGRDLNLLASEGEEGAAALGMNIKSVQRSLLVLSSLVTGAAVAFTGTIAFVGLIIPHVVRLVIGPDHRILLPASFLAGGSFLVFADLLARVAIAPEEMRLGTITSLVGVPFFLYLLHKGIRDARG, encoded by the coding sequence ATGACGACCGCCTCTCTTGCCGCCGAGCGCCGCGTTCTCCGTCGCATCCGTCCTGCCGCCGGTTGGCTCTCCCTTCTGGTACTCTTTTTGATCGGCAGCATTCTCGCAGCGACAATGATCGGCGCCGTCTCGGTTCCCTTTCCAATCGTCGTCCGGCTCGTCCTCAATCAGCTCCCGTTCGTCCACTGGACCGGATGGGATCCCTCGCAGGAGATCATCATTACGACGGTCCGGTTCCCGCGGGTGCTGCTGGCGGCGCTGATCGGCGGGGGGCTCGGCATTTCGGGGGCGGCGCTTCAGGGGCTCTTCCGCAACCCGATGGCCGATCCCGGCGTGATCGGCCTTTCGGCCGGCGCGGCGCTCGGTGCCGTGATCTCGCTGACGACCGGAATCGCCTTCCACCATCCGCTGATCCTTCCCGCGTTCGCTTTCGGCGGAGCGTTCGGCACCGTCCTCTTGGTTTATCGGATCGCGACCCGAGACGGAAAGACGCCGGTCACCACCTTTCTCCTCTCCGGGATGGCGGTCGGGATCTTTATGGTCTCGATGCTCTCGCTGATTCTCTCCCGGATCACGTCGGTCGCCGTGGTTGGGGAGATCCTCTTCTGGCTGATGGGGGGGCTCGATGCGCGGGGCTGGATTCATCTGAAGGTGGCGGTCGGTCCGATTTTACTCGGAAGCATCGGACTCCTCTTCTTCGGCCGAGACCTCAATTTGCTGGCGTCGGAAGGGGAAGAGGGGGCGGCGGCGCTCGGGATGAACATCAAGTCGGTTCAGCGGTCTCTTTTGGTCCTCTCCTCCTTGGTGACTGGCGCGGCCGTCGCCTTCACCGGGACGATCGCCTTTGTCGGATTGATCATTCCGCATGTCGTCCGGCTGGTCATTGGGCCCGACCACCGGATTTTGCTGCCGGCCTCTTTTCTCGCCGGGGGGAGTTTTTTGGTCTTCGCCGATCTGCTGGCGCGGGTGGCGATCGCGCCGGAGGAGATGCGGCTCGGGACGATCACGTCGTTGGTCGGCGTTCCCTTTTTCCTTTATCTGCTGCACAAGGGGATTCGGGATGCGAGAGGATAA
- a CDS encoding ABC transporter substrate-binding protein, with protein MKWSLTRTLVLILLFVDLSSVRAAETGSSTQPQRIVSLTLGTDEILFSLVDPKRIVAVTYLAVDPGVSHVVEQAKQIPNHLHLSVEGVIALHPDLVLVATYTAADVVKALTDAKLPVMKLALFSSVKGVEQNILAVGRAVGEEARAEEIVSEMRRRLQRIVSRVGAASTRPGVLFYSPTGVVAGKETMFDEMAVLTGGRNRAAEAGLVGHQKISIETLIQLDPEIVIVSDWNPEEPDFYQKLITHPALGHLSAIRNRRVYAIPEKHLSSVSHYLIDGIEQVARVIHPERFDAPAEKTAQPEGGGKR; from the coding sequence ATGAAATGGAGCCTTACCCGCACCCTCGTGCTGATTCTCCTCTTCGTCGATCTTTCATCGGTGCGGGCGGCGGAGACCGGTTCTTCGACCCAGCCGCAGCGGATCGTCTCGTTGACCCTCGGCACCGACGAAATTCTTTTTTCCCTGGTCGACCCGAAGCGGATTGTTGCCGTGACCTATCTCGCGGTCGATCCCGGCGTCTCGCATGTCGTGGAGCAAGCCAAACAGATTCCCAACCATCTTCACCTGAGTGTGGAAGGGGTGATCGCGCTCCATCCCGACCTGGTGCTCGTGGCGACCTACACCGCCGCCGATGTGGTGAAGGCGCTGACCGATGCGAAGCTCCCGGTGATGAAGCTCGCCCTCTTCTCTTCTGTTAAAGGGGTCGAGCAGAACATCCTTGCCGTCGGCCGAGCGGTCGGTGAAGAGGCACGGGCGGAGGAGATCGTCTCCGAGATGCGCCGCCGCCTCCAGCGAATCGTCAGCCGGGTCGGCGCCGCGTCGACGCGGCCCGGGGTCCTCTTCTACAGCCCGACCGGGGTGGTCGCGGGAAAAGAGACGATGTTTGATGAGATGGCGGTGTTGACCGGCGGCCGGAATCGGGCCGCCGAGGCGGGACTGGTCGGACATCAGAAGATTTCGATTGAAACGTTGATCCAGCTCGATCCGGAGATCGTCATCGTCAGCGATTGGAATCCGGAGGAGCCCGACTTCTACCAAAAGCTGATCACCCATCCGGCGCTGGGACATCTCTCGGCGATCCGGAACCGGCGCGTTTACGCCATCCCGGAGAAACATCTCTCGTCGGTGTCCCACTATCTGATCGACGGAATCGAACAGGTCGCCCGGGTGATCCATCCGGAGCGCTTCGATGCTCCGGCGGAGAAGACGGCGCAGCCGGAGGGGGGAGGAAAACGATGA
- a CDS encoding adenine nucleotide alpha hydrolase, with product MKKRTWLSWSSGKDSAWSLYRLRAQPEVEVTGLITTVNARHQRVAMHAVRVSLLQAQAAAAGLPLQIVSIPDPCSNEAYEAAMRTLIDQAKEAGVTHVAFGDLFLEEIRAYRERQLAGTGIVPLFPLWQIPTDRLAREMIAGGLRAVITCVDPRHLAPSFAGRTFDAAFLADLPKEVDPCGERGEFHSFAIEGPMFRQPIEVQVGEVVTRDGFVFADLLPATEEAVR from the coding sequence ATGAAAAAGAGAACCTGGCTTTCTTGGAGCAGCGGGAAGGACAGCGCCTGGTCGCTCTATCGATTAAGGGCGCAGCCGGAGGTCGAAGTGACCGGGTTGATCACGACCGTCAATGCCCGGCACCAACGGGTGGCGATGCATGCGGTCCGGGTGAGCCTCCTTCAGGCGCAGGCTGCGGCGGCGGGACTCCCGCTCCAGATCGTCTCGATTCCCGATCCCTGCAGCAACGAGGCGTATGAAGCGGCGATGCGGACATTGATCGATCAGGCGAAAGAGGCGGGGGTGACCCACGTTGCCTTCGGCGATCTCTTTCTGGAAGAGATTCGGGCCTACCGCGAGCGGCAGCTGGCCGGCACCGGGATTGTGCCGCTCTTTCCCCTCTGGCAGATCCCGACCGACCGCCTTGCTCGCGAGATGATTGCCGGCGGCCTGCGGGCGGTGATCACCTGTGTCGATCCAAGGCATCTTGCTCCATCGTTCGCCGGGCGAACGTTCGATGCGGCGTTTCTGGCCGACCTGCCGAAAGAGGTCGATCCCTGCGGCGAGCGGGGGGAGTTCCATAGCTTTGCGATTGAGGGCCCGATGTTCCGGCAGCCGATCGAGGTTCAGGTCGGCGAGGTGGTCACACGGGACGGGTTCGTCTTCGCCGATTTGCTGCCGGCTACGGAGGAAGCGGTTCGATGA
- a CDS encoding cob(I)yrinic acid a,c-diamide adenosyltransferase, with the protein MPRITKVYTKTGDDGTTGLGSRQRVPKDSARIEAYGAVDELNSQIGAALAAGLDPLLTEMFASIQNDLFHLGSDLCIPEEEKARLKVPKIEQRHVDALERSIDRLSESLQSLANFILPGGAPGAAQLHIARTVCRRAERRVITLRRSEPVGPFTVPYLNRLSDLLFVMARYENKQKGMPDVLWDSRA; encoded by the coding sequence ATGCCGAGGATTACGAAAGTCTACACGAAGACCGGCGATGACGGAACGACCGGGCTCGGAAGCCGGCAGCGCGTTCCGAAAGATTCGGCACGGATCGAGGCGTATGGGGCGGTCGATGAGCTCAACTCCCAGATCGGGGCCGCCCTCGCCGCCGGTCTCGATCCGCTCTTGACCGAAATGTTCGCTTCGATTCAGAACGACCTTTTTCATCTCGGCTCCGATCTCTGTATTCCGGAAGAAGAGAAGGCCCGGCTGAAGGTGCCGAAGATCGAGCAGCGCCATGTCGACGCCCTGGAGCGGTCGATCGACCGCCTCTCCGAGAGCCTGCAATCGCTCGCCAACTTTATCCTCCCCGGCGGCGCGCCCGGCGCAGCACAGCTCCATATTGCCCGCACCGTCTGCCGTCGTGCGGAGCGGCGGGTGATCACCCTCCGCCGGAGCGAGCCGGTCGGACCGTTCACCGTTCCCTATCTCAACCGCCTCTCCGACCTCCTCTTCGTGATGGCGCGCTACGAGAACAAACAGAAGGGGATGCCCGATGTCTTGTGGGACAGTCGAGCGTAG
- a CDS encoding cobyrinate a,c-diamide synthase → MALEKRPFPRLVIAGTHSGVGKTTVVMAITAALRRRGLRVAPFKVGPDYLDPLQHRHLAGRPCRNLDGWMLSREENLRSFTEGCAGADIALIEGMMGLFDGRETKGEEASTAEMAKWLSAPVLLVVDPSGMARSLSALLHGFCSFDPALSLSGVIFNRAGSEGHLQWLQTVAQPTLTSFGGLPIEAEIKIPERPLGLVHPSQSGRSDEVIGRLAELAGSFLDLDRLIDLARAAPPIEVAPERMTPTPRRCRIAVAQDEAFHFYYPDNLALLASEGAELVFFSPIHDEALPDAAHGLYLGGGYPELYAAPLSENRSMRSAIKAFAEAGGPVYAECGGMIYLARELRLVSDDRFEMVGLLPGSIRMESRLSAIGYVEVEFTEESPLLGRGARARGHEFHCSRWEEEPPEGEGVKRVYRVLKEGPARREGYLFRNLLASYFHLHFGSNPQAAATFVASSARWKEVHSFKAAC, encoded by the coding sequence TTGGCGCTTGAAAAAAGACCCTTTCCCCGATTGGTGATTGCCGGAACCCACAGCGGCGTCGGAAAGACGACCGTCGTCATGGCGATCACCGCGGCCCTTCGCCGGCGAGGTCTTCGGGTTGCGCCGTTCAAAGTCGGCCCCGATTATCTCGATCCGCTTCAGCACCGGCATCTGGCCGGGAGGCCCTGCCGAAACCTCGACGGCTGGATGCTCTCCCGCGAAGAGAACCTCCGCTCTTTTACCGAAGGATGCGCCGGCGCCGATATCGCCTTGATTGAGGGGATGATGGGGCTGTTCGACGGCCGGGAGACGAAGGGGGAGGAGGCGAGCACCGCCGAGATGGCGAAGTGGCTTTCGGCGCCGGTGCTCTTGGTCGTAGACCCTTCCGGGATGGCCCGCAGCCTCAGTGCGCTCCTCCACGGATTTTGTTCCTTCGATCCGGCGCTGTCGCTCTCCGGGGTTATTTTTAATCGGGCGGGGAGCGAGGGGCACCTGCAATGGCTTCAGACGGTCGCTCAGCCCACTCTGACGTCGTTTGGGGGACTTCCGATAGAAGCGGAAATTAAAATTCCGGAGCGTCCTCTCGGTCTGGTTCATCCCAGCCAATCCGGACGCTCCGACGAGGTGATCGGCCGTCTCGCTGAATTGGCCGGGTCATTCCTCGACCTCGACCGGTTGATTGACCTCGCCCGCGCTGCGCCGCCGATCGAGGTGGCGCCCGAGCGGATGACGCCGACGCCGCGCCGCTGCCGGATCGCCGTCGCCCAAGATGAGGCGTTCCATTTCTATTATCCGGACAACCTGGCATTGCTTGCGTCGGAAGGGGCGGAGCTGGTCTTCTTCTCCCCGATTCATGACGAAGCGCTCCCCGACGCGGCTCACGGCCTCTACCTCGGAGGAGGTTATCCCGAACTCTACGCGGCGCCCCTTTCCGAGAACCGGTCGATGCGGAGCGCGATCAAAGCGTTCGCGGAGGCGGGCGGGCCGGTCTATGCGGAATGCGGCGGGATGATCTATCTCGCCCGCGAGCTCCGTCTCGTTTCCGACGACCGATTTGAGATGGTGGGGCTCCTTCCCGGATCGATCCGGATGGAATCGCGGCTCTCGGCGATCGGATATGTCGAGGTGGAGTTCACGGAGGAGAGCCCGCTCCTCGGCCGGGGCGCGCGGGCGCGGGGGCACGAATTCCACTGCTCCCGATGGGAGGAGGAGCCGCCGGAGGGGGAAGGGGTGAAGCGGGTCTACCGCGTTTTAAAAGAAGGTCCGGCGCGGCGGGAGGGATATCTCTTCCGGAATCTGCTGGCCAGTTACTTCCATCTCCATTTCGGTTCCAATCCCCAAGCGGCCGCGACCTTCGTGGCGTCGTCTGCCCGGTGGAAAGAGGTCCATTCGTTCAAGGCGGCGTGCTGA
- a CDS encoding cobalamin-binding protein, with protein MRIVSFLPSATEMVCALGLGDQLVGITHECDYPAEVRSKPVVVRSAIEMKGLTSQQVDEAVSRMMKAGQSLYVVDETVLKKLAPDLIVTQDLCQVCAPSGNEVGRVVKFLSAPPKILWMTPKSLAEIFENIRELGEATGRTDAASDLLRDLNARVETISRKAAGLPRRPRVFCMEWLSPPYNAGHWMPELVERAGGIDALAQKGKDSTRVAWEEILDYDPEVLVLSPCGFNLEEVLRQVALLTRYPEWERLSAVREGRVYAVDANSYFARPGPRVVDGLALLAALIHPEEFDWPGPSDAYRPLDLEHLRRVSVGA; from the coding sequence ATGCGGATTGTCTCATTTCTTCCCAGCGCCACCGAGATGGTCTGTGCGCTCGGCCTGGGAGACCAGTTGGTCGGCATCACGCACGAATGCGATTATCCGGCGGAGGTCCGATCGAAGCCGGTCGTCGTCCGATCGGCGATTGAGATGAAGGGGCTCACCTCGCAGCAGGTCGATGAGGCGGTCAGCCGGATGATGAAAGCGGGGCAGAGCCTCTACGTCGTCGATGAGACCGTTCTAAAAAAACTGGCGCCCGACCTGATCGTCACCCAAGATCTCTGTCAGGTCTGCGCCCCGTCGGGAAATGAGGTCGGCCGGGTGGTGAAGTTTTTATCGGCGCCGCCGAAAATCCTCTGGATGACCCCGAAGAGTTTAGCGGAGATCTTTGAGAACATCCGCGAGCTGGGGGAGGCGACCGGCCGGACCGACGCCGCGTCGGATTTATTGCGGGATCTGAATGCACGGGTCGAAACCATTTCCAGGAAGGCGGCCGGGCTGCCGCGCCGTCCCCGTGTCTTCTGCATGGAGTGGCTCTCGCCCCCTTACAATGCCGGCCATTGGATGCCGGAGCTGGTCGAGCGGGCGGGAGGAATCGATGCGCTGGCGCAGAAGGGAAAAGATTCGACCCGCGTCGCCTGGGAGGAGATCCTCGATTACGATCCGGAGGTATTGGTCCTCTCCCCCTGCGGCTTTAACCTCGAAGAGGTCCTCCGCCAGGTGGCGCTCCTGACCCGCTATCCCGAGTGGGAGCGGCTCTCGGCGGTGCGGGAGGGGCGGGTCTATGCCGTCGATGCCAACAGTTACTTCGCCCGGCCCGGCCCCCGCGTCGTCGACGGCCTGGCGCTGCTCGCCGCGCTGATCCATCCGGAGGAATTCGACTGGCCCGGTCCGAGCGACGCCTATCGGCCGCTCGATCTGGAGCATCTCAGGAGGGTCTCTGTTGGCGCTTGA
- the cobS gene encoding adenosylcobinamide-GDP ribazoletransferase — MRDFWTAVSVLTVFPARRNHAAPLPASVHYFPAVGFLIGFALMGTARMLRPLLPPGPLAALIVLLLMVITGGLHLDGLADLCDGLAAGGDRARILAVMKDSRIGAFGVMGLIVILLLKYALFYELIAHGALYSFLIMGTVSRWAMVLAAFVGRYAREEGTAKPFIGKIGWGECAVSTALALIFACAIRPVPGFLSFLIVLPVLFFLNRLLEAKIGGWTGDALGALNEISEVLVLFLIVAISPLIET, encoded by the coding sequence GTGAGAGATTTCTGGACCGCCGTTTCGGTCTTAACGGTTTTCCCCGCGCGTCGAAACCACGCGGCCCCGCTCCCTGCTTCGGTCCACTATTTCCCGGCCGTCGGATTTCTGATAGGATTCGCCTTAATGGGGACGGCGCGGATGCTCCGGCCGCTCCTCCCCCCCGGACCGCTCGCCGCCCTGATCGTTCTCCTCCTGATGGTGATCACCGGGGGGCTGCATCTCGACGGGCTGGCCGATCTCTGCGACGGCTTGGCGGCCGGCGGCGATCGAGCGCGCATTCTCGCCGTGATGAAGGACAGCCGGATCGGCGCCTTCGGGGTCATGGGACTGATTGTTATTTTGCTCTTGAAGTACGCTCTTTTTTATGAGTTGATCGCCCATGGGGCTCTCTATAGCTTCTTGATTATGGGGACGGTGAGCCGTTGGGCGATGGTCCTCGCCGCTTTCGTCGGACGCTACGCGCGGGAGGAGGGGACCGCCAAGCCGTTTATCGGAAAGATCGGCTGGGGAGAGTGTGCCGTCAGCACCGCTCTGGCGCTGATCTTCGCCTGTGCAATCCGGCCGGTTCCGGGGTTCTTGTCTTTCTTAATCGTTTTGCCGGTCCTCTTTTTTTTGAACCGTCTGCTGGAGGCAAAAATCGGCGGCTGGACCGGCGATGCGCTCGGGGCGTTGAATGAAATCAGCGAGGTACTGGTCCTATTTCTCATCGTGGCGATTTCCCCTCTGATCGAAACATGA
- the cobT gene encoding nicotinate-nucleotide--dimethylbenzimidazole phosphoribosyltransferase — MNRKIQKTLEQIRPLDPDGHLLAKKRLDRLTKPPGSLGRLEELAAWYLHVTGKSPVLPLKKVIFVFAADHGVTEEGVSAYPKAVTAQMVYNFLRGGAAINVLARHVGAEVRVVDMGVDHDFGALPGLLDRKVSRGSHNIAQGPAMSVEAAERSLLIGIELAEAAAKEGVGLLATGDMGIGNTTPSAAITAIFTRSDVAAVTGRGTGIDDAALEKKRAVIQQALDINRPDRANPMELLSKVGGYEIAGIAGLLLGAAAHRLPVVIDGFISTAGALVAAALKPEINPFLLAAHRSAEAGHRIALATLGLDPLLDLNMRLGEGSGAALGINLVEASLRILTEMATFDEAGISEKG, encoded by the coding sequence ATGAATCGGAAAATTCAAAAAACCTTGGAGCAGATCCGGCCGCTCGATCCCGACGGGCACCTCCTGGCGAAAAAGCGGCTCGATCGGCTGACCAAACCGCCCGGCAGCCTCGGCCGATTGGAGGAGCTGGCGGCGTGGTATCTTCACGTGACCGGAAAATCGCCTGTGTTGCCGCTGAAAAAAGTAATCTTCGTCTTTGCCGCCGATCATGGGGTGACGGAGGAAGGGGTCAGCGCCTATCCGAAAGCGGTGACGGCTCAGATGGTCTACAACTTCCTTCGGGGAGGCGCCGCGATCAATGTGCTCGCCCGGCATGTCGGCGCGGAGGTAAGGGTCGTCGACATGGGGGTCGATCATGATTTCGGAGCGCTCCCCGGCCTGCTGGATCGAAAGGTTTCTCGAGGGAGCCACAACATCGCCCAGGGTCCGGCGATGTCGGTCGAAGCGGCCGAGAGAAGCTTGTTGATCGGAATCGAATTGGCCGAAGCGGCGGCGAAGGAAGGGGTTGGTCTCCTCGCCACCGGCGACATGGGGATCGGAAACACGACGCCGAGCGCTGCGATCACGGCGATCTTCACCCGGTCTGACGTCGCGGCGGTCACGGGCCGGGGAACCGGAATCGATGATGCGGCGCTTGAGAAAAAGCGGGCCGTGATTCAACAGGCCCTCGACATCAATCGGCCCGATCGGGCGAATCCGATGGAACTCCTCTCCAAAGTCGGGGGGTACGAGATTGCCGGGATTGCGGGGCTCCTCTTGGGGGCTGCCGCGCATCGGCTCCCCGTCGTGATTGACGGATTCATTTCGACCGCCGGGGCCCTCGTCGCGGCGGCGCTGAAGCCTGAGATCAACCCCTTTTTGCTGGCGGCCCATCGCTCGGCCGAGGCAGGCCATCGGATCGCCTTGGCCACACTGGGGCTCGATCCCCTACTTGATTTAAACATGCGGCTGGGAGAGGGAAGCGGGGCCGCGCTCGGGATCAATCTCGTGGAGGCGTCGCTGCGCATCTTAACCGAAATGGCGACCTTCGATGAAGCGGGTATTTCAGAGAAAGGGTGA